The proteins below are encoded in one region of Xenopus laevis strain J_2021 chromosome 8L, Xenopus_laevis_v10.1, whole genome shotgun sequence:
- the rap2c.L gene encoding RAP2C, member of RAS oncogene family L homeolog isoform X1, with the protein MREYKVVVLGSGGVGKSALTVQFVTGTFIEKYDPTIEDFYRKEIEVDSSPSVLEILDTAGTEQFASMRDLYIKNGQGFILVYSLVNQQSFQDIKPMRDQIVRVKRYEKVPLILVGNKVDLESEREVMSAEGRSLAQEWGCPFMETSAKSKTMVDELFAEIVRQMNYASLPEKQDQCCTTCTVQ; encoded by the exons ATGAGGGAGTACAAGGTGGTGGTGTTAGGCAGCGGTGGGGTTGGGAAGTCAGCCCTAACGGTCCAGTTTGTTACGGGCACCTTTATTGAAAAGTATGATCCTACAATTGAGGATTTTTATCGGAAAGAAATTGAAGTGGACTCCTCCCCCTCCGTGCTGGAGATCTTGGACACAGCAGGCACAGAACAGTTTGCTTCCATGAGGGATCTGTACATTAAGAATGGCCAGGGCTTCATATTGGTGTACAGCTTGGTAAATCAACAGTCATTCCAG GACATAAAGCCAATGCGGGACCAAATCGTTAGAGTGAAGAGATATGAAAAGGTCCCTCTCATTCTAGTTGGAAACAAAGTGGACCTGGAGTCAGAGAGAGAAGTTATGTCAGCAGAGGGACGGTCCCTTGCTCAAGAGTGGGGCTGTCCGTTCATGGAGACTTCTGCCAAAAGCAAGACAATGGTGGATGAACTGTTTGCTGAAATTGTGAGGCAAATGAACTATGCATCTTTGCCTGAGAAGCAGGATCAGTGTTGTACAACTTGCACTGTTCAATGA